In a single window of the Waddliaceae bacterium genome:
- the trpS gene encoding tryptophan--tRNA ligase — MIGVIMTQQEKKRMLTGDRPTGRLHLGHYVGSIKNRVALQDKYDCYFIIADLHMLTTKPQKEDIMAIRDNAKEMVLDYLACGIDPEKSTIYLQSACPAIYEMNLMFEMLVSLNKLTGLPSLKEMARNAHIPCESMSLGLIGYPVLQAADIMMPKAHIVPVGKDNEAHIELARAIARKFNQHYGEVFPLPEPLIGDVPTLIGTDGKGKMSKSVGNCIFLSDSAEVVAKKVKGMYTDPKRVSADVPGTVEGNPVFIYHDIFNTDTAEVEDLKERYRKGTVGDVEVKEKLTKALNTFLDPIRERRKKYAEDKGLVEEILYKGTMAMNEVAKETLKEMRSAMGLHGGWNKISRIARKRMGE; from the coding sequence ATGATAGGAGTTATTATGACACAACAAGAAAAAAAGAGAATGCTTACCGGCGACAGACCGACAGGGAGGTTGCATTTAGGGCATTATGTCGGGTCGATAAAAAATCGTGTCGCCCTTCAAGATAAATACGATTGTTATTTTATTATCGCAGACCTCCATATGCTTACCACTAAGCCGCAGAAAGAAGACATCATGGCGATACGCGACAACGCCAAAGAGATGGTCCTCGATTACCTCGCCTGTGGCATCGACCCCGAGAAGTCAACGATATACCTGCAGTCGGCATGCCCAGCGATATATGAGATGAACCTTATGTTCGAGATGCTGGTGAGCCTCAATAAACTCACAGGGCTCCCCAGCCTTAAAGAGATGGCCCGCAATGCCCATATCCCATGCGAAAGCATGTCGTTAGGGCTCATAGGGTATCCCGTCCTTCAGGCCGCAGATATCATGATGCCAAAAGCACATATCGTCCCCGTAGGAAAAGACAACGAAGCGCATATCGAGCTAGCTCGAGCCATAGCACGAAAATTCAACCAACATTACGGCGAAGTTTTCCCGCTGCCAGAGCCTCTTATTGGCGACGTCCCGACATTGATAGGTACCGACGGTAAAGGTAAAATGAGTAAGTCTGTTGGAAATTGCATATTCTTGTCCGACAGTGCAGAAGTCGTCGCCAAGAAAGTCAAAGGCATGTATACCGATCCAAAACGCGTAAGCGCCGACGTCCCAGGAACAGTAGAAGGCAACCCCGTCTTCATATACCACGATATCTTCAATACCGATACCGCCGAAGTCGAAGACCTAAAAGAACGTTACCGCAAAGGCACCGTCGGTGATGTAGAAGTAAAAGAAAAACTTACCAAAGCACTAAACACCTTCTTAGATCCAATAAGAGAGCGCCGTAAAAAATACGCCGAAGACAAAGGCCTCGTAGAGGAAATCCTATACAAAGGGACGATGGCGATGAACGAAGTTGCAAAAGAGACCCTAAAAGAAATGCGTAGCGCTATGGGCCTACACGGCGGATGGAATAAAATATCTCGCATAGCACGAAAACGTATGGGCGAATAA